A single window of Elgaria multicarinata webbii isolate HBS135686 ecotype San Diego chromosome 17, rElgMul1.1.pri, whole genome shotgun sequence DNA harbors:
- the TMEM11 gene encoding transmembrane protein 11, mitochondrial, producing the protein MAAWGRRRAGPGSSSGGGAGARERVTLSATDCYIVHEIYNGENAQDQFEYELEQALEAQYKYIVIEPTRIGDETARWITVGNCLHKTAVLAGTACLLTPLALPVDYSHYISLPAGVLSIACCTLYGISWQFDPCCKYQVEYNAYKLSRLPLHTLTSSTPVVLVRKDDLHRKRLHNTIALAALVYCVKKIYELYAV; encoded by the exons atgGCGGCGTGGGGAAGGAGGCGCGCGGGTCCCGGCAGCTCCAGCGGAGGTGGCGCCGGCGCTAGGGAGAG GGTCACCTTGTCTGCCACGGACTGTTACATTGTTCATGAAATCTACAATGGTGAGAACGCTCAGGACCAGTTTGAATACGAGCTGGAGCAAGCCTTGGAGGCCCAGTACAAATACATTGTGATCGAACCCACGCGTATTGGGGACGAGACGGCCCGCTGGATCACGGTTGGGAACTGCCTGCACAAGACCGCCGTGCTGGCCGGCACGGCCTGCCTCCTCACCCCGCTGGCCCTCCCCGTAGATTATTCCCACTACATCTCCTTGCCGGCCGGCGTGCTGAGCATAGCCTGCTGCACCCTGTACGGGATCTCTTGGCAATTCGACCCCTGCTGCAAGTACCAAGTGGAGTATAATGCCTATAAACTTTCTCGCCTGCCCCTGCATACGCTCACCTCCTCCACTCCCGTGGTCCTGGTGAGAAAGGACGACCTGCACAGAAAGAGACTGCATAACACGATAGCACTCGCGGCCCTGGTGTACTGTGTAAAGAAGATTTATGAACTCTACGCCGTATGA